The Pseudomonas sp. SCA2728.1_7 DNA segment ACCCGACCGAAGTCGCCGCGGTTATCAAAGCCGTGCGCGGTGGCTGGCCGGAACGCCGTCTGGTGATGGTGTACCAGCCGCACCGTTACAGCCGCACCCGCGACCTGTACGACGATTTCGTCAATGTCCTGGCCGACGCCAACGTGTTGCTGTTGATGGAAGTCTATCCAGCCGGCGAAGAGCCGATCCCGGGTGCCGACAGCCGCAAGCTGTGCAACAGCATCCGCCAGCGCGGTCAGCTCGACCCGATCTACATCGAGCGTGGCGTCGATCTGGCGCCGCTGGTCAAGCCGCTGTTGCGTGCCGGCGACATCCTGTTGTGCCAGGGCGCCGGTGATATCGGCGGTCTCGCGCCGAAGCTGTTGAAAAGTGAATTGTTCGCTGGCGCCGTGGCGGCGTCGGTCGAGGGGAAGTTGAAATGACTGCTGCCTACGCCAACCTGTTCTCCACCATCGCGCCGAAAGACTTCGGCCGCGTCGCCGTGCTCTTCGGCGGTTTGAGTGCCGAGCGTGAGGTGTCGCTGAAATCCGGTAACGCCGTGCTCGACGCGCTGCAAAGCGCTGGCGTGGACGCGTTCGGCATCGACGTTGGCGACGACATTCTGCAACGTCTGCTCAGCGAAAAGATCGACCGCGCGTTCATCATTCTTCACGGCCGTGGCGGTGAAGACGGCTCCATGCAGGGCCTGCTCGAAGTGGCGGGCATTCCGTACACCGGCAGCGGCATCTTGGCCTCGGCACTGGCGATGGACAAACTGCGCACCAAGCAGGTCTGGCACAGCCTCGGGATTCCGACGCCGCGTCACGCCGTGCTGTGCAGCGAAGCCGATTGTATTTCCGCGGCGACGGAACTGGGCTTCCCTTTGATCGTCAAACCGGCGCATGAAGGTTCAAGTATCGGGATGGCCAAAGTGAGTTCTGCGTCCGAGTTGATCGACGCATGGAAAGCGGCCAGTACCTACGATTCGCAAGTCTTGGTTGAGCAATGGATTCAAGGTCCGGAGTTCACCATCGCCACCCTGCGTGACCAGGTGTTGCCTCCTATCGCCCTGGGTACACCGCACACGTTCTACGACTACGACGCCAAGTACATCGCCAACGATACCCAGTACCGCATTCCGTGCGGGCTGGATGCCGCCAAGGAAAAGGAACTCATGGATCTCACGGCCAAGGCCTGTGAGGCGCTGGGTATTGCCGGTTGGGGCAGGGCGGACGTGATGCAGGACGCCGACGGGCAGTTCTGGTTCCTGGAAGTGAACACCGCACCGGGCATGACCGATCACAGTCTGGTACCGATGGCGGCCCGTGCGGCTGGCCTGGATTTCCAGCAACTGGTTCTGGCCATTCTGGCCGCCAGTGTTGAAGACGCTCGAGGTTAAGACGATGCAAGGCGCTCAGCTCCGACATCAGCCTCCCGCACCCGGCCGCAAGCCGGTGCCACGGGGTGCCAGCCGAATGGTGGCGAAAGAGCCGATGTCCGCGCGCCTGCCGAAAGCCAATTTCAGCTTTCTGAAAAGTCTGTTCTGGCCGGTGCTGTTGGTGGTGCTGGGCTTCGGTACTTACGAAGGCGCAACGCGTCTGCTGCCGTACGCCGACCGGCCGATCACCAAGATCGCCGTGCAGGGCGACCTGAGCTACATCAGCCAGCAAGCGGTGCAGCAGCGGATCGCCCCGTACGTGGCGTCGAGCTTCTTCACCATCGACCTGGCCGGCATGCGCACCGAGCTTGAGCAGATGCCGTGGATCGCCCACGCCGAAGTCCGTCGCGTGTGGCCGGACCAGGTGGTGATCCGCCTCGAAGAGCAACTCCCGGTGGCGCGTTGGGGCGACGAGTCATTGCTGAACAACCA contains these protein-coding regions:
- a CDS encoding D-alanine--D-alanine ligase, with translation MTAAYANLFSTIAPKDFGRVAVLFGGLSAEREVSLKSGNAVLDALQSAGVDAFGIDVGDDILQRLLSEKIDRAFIILHGRGGEDGSMQGLLEVAGIPYTGSGILASALAMDKLRTKQVWHSLGIPTPRHAVLCSEADCISAATELGFPLIVKPAHEGSSIGMAKVSSASELIDAWKAASTYDSQVLVEQWIQGPEFTIATLRDQVLPPIALGTPHTFYDYDAKYIANDTQYRIPCGLDAAKEKELMDLTAKACEALGIAGWGRADVMQDADGQFWFLEVNTAPGMTDHSLVPMAARAAGLDFQQLVLAILAASVEDARG
- a CDS encoding cell division protein FtsQ/DivIB, which codes for MQGAQLRHQPPAPGRKPVPRGASRMVAKEPMSARLPKANFSFLKSLFWPVLLVVLGFGTYEGATRLLPYADRPITKIAVQGDLSYISQQAVQQRIAPYVASSFFTIDLAGMRTELEQMPWIAHAEVRRVWPDQVVIRLEEQLPVARWGDESLLNNQGQAFTPKELANYEHLPQLFGPQRAQQQVMQQYQVLSQMLRPLGFSIARLELRERGSWFLTTGAGSSGPGIELLLGRGNLVEKMRRFIAIYDKTLKDQITNIARIDLRYANGLAVGWREPVAPTTAQPAVAKN